A window from Sinorhizobium fredii encodes these proteins:
- a CDS encoding helix-turn-helix transcriptional regulator has protein sequence MNITLLVQFLALLEEMKTREEILPEFERLLDRCGFDFYGVVRQPKPHENPLRLLLAGRWPEGWPQIYIRKKYVVIDPTIRYLGHAQRGFRWRDTLVAFRSDPHRKRMESMMVEARNHGLFDGYIFPVHGRRGLMGNLTVGGRVVDLSPVELSLFDAIAKRLFWKLLELTDPEIMAELVSRVEVQMTRREMEALNYLADGMTSNDIGKVLDISSHTVDWYMNGIQEKLKAKNRHHAVAIAFRLGLIS, from the coding sequence ATGAATATAACGTTGCTCGTACAGTTTCTGGCGCTTCTGGAGGAGATGAAGACGCGCGAGGAAATCCTGCCCGAGTTCGAACGGCTGCTCGACCGCTGCGGCTTCGATTTTTACGGCGTCGTGCGCCAGCCCAAGCCGCACGAGAACCCGCTGCGGTTGCTGCTCGCCGGCCGATGGCCGGAGGGTTGGCCGCAGATCTACATCCGCAAGAAATATGTCGTCATCGACCCGACGATCCGCTATCTCGGCCACGCCCAGCGCGGCTTCCGCTGGCGCGACACGCTCGTCGCCTTCCGCTCCGACCCGCACCGCAAACGCATGGAAAGCATGATGGTCGAGGCCCGCAATCACGGGCTTTTCGACGGCTACATCTTTCCCGTGCACGGCCGGCGCGGGTTGATGGGCAACCTGACCGTCGGCGGCCGGGTGGTTGATCTGAGCCCGGTGGAACTGAGCCTTTTCGACGCGATCGCCAAGCGGCTGTTCTGGAAACTGCTCGAGCTGACCGATCCGGAGATCATGGCGGAGCTCGTCTCGCGCGTCGAGGTGCAGATGACGCGGCGCGAAATGGAGGCGCTGAACTATCTCGCCGACGGCATGACCTCCAACGACATCGGCAAGGTGCTCGACATTTCGAGCCACACGGTCGACTGGTACATGAACGGCATCCAGGAAAAGCTGAAGGCGAAGAACCGCCATCACGCGGTTGCCATCGCCTTCCGGCTGGGGCTGATCTCCTAG
- a CDS encoding glucan ABC transporter ATP-binding protein/ permease — MSLFQVYARALQYLAVHKFRVGAIVIANIVLAVITIAEPILFGRIIDAISTQKDVAPMLLMWAGFGVFNTIAFVLVSRGADRLAHGRRATLLTEAFGRIVSMPLSWHSQRGTSNALHTLLRACETLFGLWLEFMRQHLATAVALVLLVPTAFAMDFRLSMVLVVLGAAYVLISKAVMKRTKDGQASVENHYHTVFSHVSDSISNVSVVHSYNRIEAETRELKKFTERLLSAQFPVLDWWALASALHRVASTISMMAILVIGTVLVQRGELGVGEVIAFIGFANLLIGRLDQMKAFVTQIFEARAKLEDFYKLEDSVRERDEPAGAQELTRVVGEVEFRDISFDFANSAQGVRNVSFTAKAGQTVAIVGPTGAGKTTLVNLLQRVHEPKHGQILIDGVDISTVTRKSLRRSIATVFQDAGLMNRSIGDNIRLGREDASLEEVMAAAEAAAASDFIEGRLNGYDTMVGERGNRLSGGERQRIAIARAILKNAPILVLDEATSALDVETEARVKEAIDALRKDRTTFIIAHRLSTVREADLVIFMDQGRIVEMGGFSELSQSNGRFAALLRASGILTDEDVRKSLTAA, encoded by the coding sequence GTGTCTTTATTCCAGGTGTATGCAAGAGCGCTTCAGTATCTTGCTGTCCACAAATTTCGTGTCGGGGCGATCGTCATCGCCAATATCGTCCTGGCTGTCATCACGATCGCCGAACCCATCCTCTTCGGCCGTATCATCGACGCGATCTCCACGCAGAAAGACGTCGCGCCGATGCTGCTTATGTGGGCCGGCTTCGGCGTCTTCAACACGATCGCCTTCGTGCTCGTCTCCCGCGGAGCCGACCGCCTTGCGCATGGCCGCCGGGCGACGCTGCTGACGGAAGCCTTCGGCCGAATCGTCTCCATGCCGCTCTCCTGGCATAGCCAGCGCGGCACCTCCAATGCGCTGCACACGCTGCTGCGTGCCTGCGAGACCCTCTTCGGCCTGTGGCTCGAATTCATGCGCCAGCACCTTGCGACCGCGGTGGCGCTCGTACTGCTGGTGCCGACCGCCTTCGCCATGGACTTCCGCCTGTCGATGGTCCTCGTCGTGCTCGGCGCCGCCTATGTGCTGATCAGCAAGGCCGTGATGAAGCGCACGAAGGATGGCCAGGCTTCGGTCGAGAACCATTATCATACGGTCTTCTCTCACGTCTCCGACTCGATCAGCAACGTTTCCGTGGTTCACAGCTACAACCGTATCGAAGCGGAAACGCGGGAACTCAAGAAGTTCACCGAGCGGCTCCTCTCCGCGCAGTTCCCGGTGCTTGACTGGTGGGCACTGGCGAGCGCACTCCACCGCGTCGCCTCGACCATCTCGATGATGGCGATCCTCGTGATCGGCACCGTCCTGGTGCAGCGCGGCGAACTGGGCGTCGGCGAGGTCATCGCCTTCATCGGCTTCGCCAACCTGCTGATCGGCCGTCTCGACCAGATGAAGGCCTTCGTGACGCAGATCTTCGAGGCGCGCGCCAAGCTCGAGGACTTCTACAAGCTCGAAGATTCGGTCCGCGAACGCGATGAACCGGCCGGCGCCCAGGAACTCACCCGCGTCGTCGGCGAAGTCGAGTTCCGCGACATCTCCTTCGACTTCGCCAACTCCGCTCAGGGCGTGCGCAACGTCTCGTTCACGGCCAAGGCCGGCCAGACGGTCGCGATCGTCGGCCCGACCGGTGCTGGCAAGACAACGCTCGTCAACCTGCTGCAGCGGGTCCATGAGCCGAAGCACGGCCAGATCCTGATCGACGGCGTCGATATCTCGACGGTGACGCGCAAGTCGCTGCGCCGTTCGATCGCCACCGTCTTCCAGGACGCCGGCCTGATGAACCGCTCGATCGGCGACAACATCCGCCTCGGCCGCGAGGATGCTTCGCTGGAAGAAGTGATGGCCGCCGCCGAGGCTGCCGCCGCGAGCGACTTCATCGAAGGCCGCCTCAACGGCTACGACACGATGGTCGGCGAGCGCGGCAACCGGCTCTCCGGCGGCGAACGCCAGCGGATCGCCATTGCCCGCGCCATCCTCAAGAACGCGCCGATCCTGGTGCTCGACGAGGCGACCAGCGCGCTCGACGTGGAAACCGAGGCGCGCGTCAAGGAGGCGATCGATGCGCTGCGCAAGGACCGCACCACCTTCATCATCGCCCACCGCCTGTCGACGGTGCGCGAGGCCGACCTGGTAATCTTCATGGATCAAGGCCGGATCGTCGAAATGGGCGGCTTCAGCGAACTCAGCCAGAGCAACGGCCGCTTCGCGGCGCTGCTCAGGGCAAGCGGTATCCTGACGGACGAGGATGTCCGCAAGAGCCTCACGGCGGCGTGA
- a CDS encoding nitrilase-related carbon-nitrogen hydrolase, translated as MIRSAALQGARLISFCEGALSGYGKAQIGSPDHWRDFDWDRQETALRGMAEVCRQFRIFAVVGAAHRLCGTYPPHNGLYVFADDGKLLTRYDKRSLRA; from the coding sequence ATGATCAGGAGCGCGGCGCTTCAAGGCGCGCGGCTGATCAGCTTCTGCGAAGGCGCGCTGTCGGGCTACGGGAAGGCGCAAATAGGAAGTCCTGATCATTGGCGGGACTTCGATTGGGATCGACAGGAAACCGCGCTTCGGGGTATGGCCGAAGTCTGCAGGCAATTCCGCATCTTTGCTGTCGTCGGTGCTGCGCATCGGCTCTGCGGAACCTACCCGCCGCACAACGGCCTCTACGTGTTCGCGGACGATGGGAAGCTGCTGACGAGATACGATAAGAGATCTCTGCGAGCTTGA